A genomic segment from Gorilla gorilla gorilla isolate KB3781 chromosome 3, NHGRI_mGorGor1-v2.1_pri, whole genome shotgun sequence encodes:
- the BLOC1S4 gene encoding biogenesis of lysosome-related organelles complex 1 subunit 4, whose translation MRERAEAGSEHCAVGWSRAMEGSFSDGGALPEGLAEEAEPQGAAWSGDSGTVSQSHSSTSGPWEDEGAEDGAPGRDLPLLRRAAAGYAACLLPGAGARPEVEALDASLEDLLTRVDEFVGMLDMLRGDSSHVVSEGVPRIHAKAAEMRRIYSRIDRLEAFVRMVGGRVARMEEQVTKAEAELGTFPRAFKKLLHTMNVPSLFSKSAPSRPQQAGYEAPVLFRTEDYFPCCSERPQL comes from the coding sequence ATGCGTGAGCGCGCGGAGGCCGGAAGCGAGCACTGCGCAGTCGGGTGGTCGCGGGCCATGGAGGGTAGCTTTTCGGATGGCGGAGCTCTGCCGGAGGGGCTGGCGGAAGAGGCCGAGCCGCAGGGCGCCGCCTGGAGCGGGGACAGTGGCACTGTTTCCCAGAGCCACAGCAGCACCTCGGGGCCGTGGGAGGACGAGGGCGCGGAGGACGGCGCGCCGGGCCGCGACCTACCGCTGCTTCGCCGCGCCGCTGCGGGCTACGCCGCCTGCCTGCTGCCTGGGGCCGGGGCGCGGCCCGAGGTCGAGGCCCTGGACGCGAGCCTAGAGGACCTGCTTACTAGAGTGGACGAGTTCGTGGGCATGCTGGACATGCTTCGCGGCGACTCGTCCCACGTCGTCAGCGAGGGCGTGCCGCGCATCCACGCGAAGGCCGCCGAGATGCGGCGCATCTACAGCAGGATCGACCGGCTGGAGGCCTTCGTGAGGATGGTGGGGGGCCGCGTGGCCAGGATGGAGGAGCAGGTCACCAAGGCCGAGGCCGAGCTGGGCACCTTCCCCAGGGCGTTCAAGAAGCTCCTGCACACGATGAACGTGCCCTCGCTCTTTAGCAAGTCTGCTCCCTCGAGGCCACAGCAAGCCGGCTACGAAGCCCCCGTCCTGTTTCGGACCGAAGACTACTTCCCTTGTTGCAGTGAAAGGCCTCAGCTCTGA
- the MRFAP1L1 gene encoding MORF4 family-associated protein 1-like 1, whose amino-acid sequence MRPLDIDEVEAPEEVEVLEPEEDFEQFLLPVINEMREDIASLIREHGRAYLRTRSKLWEMDNMLIQIKTQVEASEESALNHVQHPSGEADERVSELCEKAEEKAKEIAKMAEMLVELVWRIERSESS is encoded by the coding sequence ATGCGGCCCCTGGACATAGACGAGGTGGAAGCGCCTGAGGAGGTGGAGGTGCTGGAGCCCGAGGAGGATTTCGAGCAGTTCCTGCTCCCGGTCATCAACGAGATGCGCGAGGACATCGCGTCTCTTATACGCGAGCACGGGCGGGCGTACCTGCGGACCAGGAGCAAGCTGTGGGAGATGGACAATATGCTTATCCAGATCAAAACGCAGGTGGAGGCCTCGGAGGAGAGCGCCCTCAATCACGTGCAGCACCCGAGTGGCGAAGCCGACGAGAGAGTGTCGGAGTTGTGCGAGAAGGCTGAGGAGAAAGCCAAGGAGATTGCGAAGATGGCAGAGATGCTGGTCGAGCTCGTCTGGCGAATAGAGAGAAGCGAGTCTTCTTGA